The following coding sequences lie in one Homalodisca vitripennis isolate AUS2020 chromosome X, UT_GWSS_2.1, whole genome shotgun sequence genomic window:
- the LOC124369821 gene encoding carbonic anhydrase 2-like — translation MLLSGIFLLFLSGVVIGDHFGYSSELQKEWIKKSAACEGKNQSPISISTVNAVPLAIPALEMVGYHNLLPRPISISNNGHSVELKPYRVPILENTAQIFGGLLPNKYHLETFHFHWGRKNNRGSEHVIDSVRFPMEMHIIHRNEKYDTMGEALQHPDGLVVLAFFLQTREKDNGALRPILNELQFLVKEGSGVYMSETFPLASLLPRSLDYFYTYQGSLTTPPCSEAVTWVVFPDPLPVSFTQMAQFRTLTTGGSHHLLDNYRRLQPLNSRKIYAKRVVADASYFQNSVLNVSDPAFWH, via the exons ATGCTTCTTTCAGGAATCTTCCTTTTATTTCTGTCAG gTGTAGTTATTGGTGATCATTTTGGATATTCAAGTGAAT TGCAAAAGGAATGGATAAAAAAAAGTGCTGCTTGTGAAGGAAAAAACCAATCTCCGATTAGTATAAGCACAGTGAACGCAGTTCCTTTGGCAATTCCAGCATTGGAAATGGTGGGATACCATAACCTTCTTCCCAGGCCCATCAGTATAAGCAATAATGGTCATTCTG TTGAGTTGAAGCCTTACCGAGTACCAATCCTGGAAAACACAGCACAAATATTTGGGGGTTTGTTGCCCAACAAATACCATCTGGAGACGTTCCATTTTCACTGGGGTCGGAAGAACAACCGTGGAAGTGAACACGTGATTGACAGTGTGCG gTTCCCAATGGAGATGCACATTATCCACAGAAACGAGAAATATGACACAATGGGTGAGGCTCTGCAACATCCAGATGGACTGGTCGTGTTAGCGTTTTTCTTACAG ACAAGAGAGAAAGATAATGGAGCACTAAGACCAATACTGAATGAGCTCCAGTTTCTTGTGAAGGAAGGCAGTGGCGTGTACATGTCAGAAACGTTTCCCCTGGCTTCGCTCCTCCCTCGCTCTCTGGACTACTTCTACACCTACCAGGGCTCCCTCACCACTCCTCCCTGCTCAGAGGCAGTAACATGGGTTGTCTTTCCGGACCCACTCCCAGTCTCATTCACACAG ATGGCACAGTTCCGGACACTGACAACTGGAGGAAGTCACCATCTCCTTGACAACTATCGTCGTCTTCAACCTCTCAACTCCAGAAAGATCTACGCGAAGAGGGTGGTAGCCGATGCTTCCTACTTTCAAAACTCTGTCCTCAATGTTTCTGACCCTGCGTTCTGGCATTGA